A genomic stretch from Halorubrum salinarum includes:
- a CDS encoding DUF7546 family protein translates to MSQATLESDHVSRLLKSSTLLNLLLATQLIAGLVYAYFTGDMGSRWTHFVLPFIWFTASLWVIWHTRPGTTRRAYRLGAALVVALYLIVMFYFSGLLGPSTSHFGQLTGPSGFGITWGRSLGWSPVFVYTGDLITVSLIPYQAVGLFALAYLVYDALLDFSQSAVGGIVGIVACPACVSPLFAVLLAGGLSGSSTMLLLGAYGYEIATVLFLMTIGILYHRQALTRQYHQFRGN, encoded by the coding sequence ATGTCACAAGCAACACTCGAAAGCGATCATGTTAGCCGACTTCTCAAGTCAAGTACGTTGCTCAATCTCCTCCTCGCTACACAGTTGATCGCCGGACTGGTGTACGCATATTTCACAGGGGATATGGGGAGTCGGTGGACCCATTTCGTCCTTCCGTTCATTTGGTTCACCGCCTCACTCTGGGTGATTTGGCATACCCGACCTGGGACGACACGTCGAGCGTATCGTCTCGGTGCTGCACTTGTCGTTGCTCTATACCTCATCGTGATGTTTTATTTTTCAGGATTACTTGGACCGAGCACCTCTCATTTCGGGCAGCTCACTGGACCAAGCGGCTTCGGAATAACGTGGGGTCGATCTTTGGGATGGAGTCCGGTCTTCGTCTATACAGGTGACCTGATCACGGTCTCGCTCATTCCTTACCAAGCGGTTGGCCTGTTCGCGCTGGCGTATCTCGTCTATGATGCATTGCTTGATTTCTCGCAGTCGGCAGTCGGAGGAATAGTCGGGATTGTGGCGTGCCCTGCCTGCGTTAGCCCGTTGTTTGCCGTACTACTTGCAGGCGGACTGAGTGGTTCTTCAACGATGTTATTGCTTGGTGCGTATGGCTACGAAATTGCGACCGTTCTGTTCCTCATGACAATTGGAATCCTCTACCATCGTCAGGCACTCACGAGGCAGTATCACCAGTTCCGAGGGAACTGA
- a CDS encoding helix-turn-helix transcriptional regulator → MNRRRADTVVGVLLGFVLLAGGVLSWRAYQQRRAIEQSMGSMMGSSMGTMHGPDPLWYVVGTLLVAGVIGGVYYVVRGELTDPEVAGTTAPVDPTQTSSATATSVDDEASPATSINPESDPQGRVLDLLPDDERRVLEPVLNSPGITQIELRDRSEFSKSKVSQTVSSLEERGLLYRERQGRTYRVYPSDDLQNQQT, encoded by the coding sequence ATGAATCGCCGTCGAGCAGATACTGTCGTCGGTGTGCTTCTCGGGTTCGTTCTCCTGGCCGGCGGGGTACTCAGTTGGCGGGCCTATCAACAGCGTCGGGCTATCGAGCAATCGATGGGGTCAATGATGGGTTCATCTATGGGAACGATGCACGGCCCAGACCCCCTCTGGTACGTGGTTGGAACCCTGCTGGTTGCTGGCGTTATCGGTGGCGTCTATTACGTGGTCCGGGGAGAACTCACTGATCCGGAAGTGGCCGGCACAACGGCGCCTGTCGATCCCACACAGACATCGTCGGCAACGGCTACGTCGGTGGACGATGAAGCCTCGCCGGCGACGTCTATCAATCCTGAATCGGACCCACAGGGGCGGGTTCTTGATCTCTTACCGGATGATGAACGACGCGTCCTCGAACCCGTCCTGAACTCCCCTGGAATTACGCAGATCGAACTTCGGGATCGATCTGAGTTCTCGAAGAGCAAAGTGAGCCAGACTGTGAGTTCACTCGAAGAGCGCGGGTTGCTGTACCGGGAACGACAGGGTCGGACCTATCGCGTGTATCCGAGTGATGACCTACAGAACCAACAGACCTAG
- a CDS encoding permease → MQATIIDGVLESLRIGVGFLWTAAWAIIMGLTITSLVQVYVSKERMAQVLGEGDLTGLTKATVFGAASSGCSFGAVAIGKGLFKKGAHAVNFLAFMFASTNLIVELGLMILILLGWEFLVAELLGGLILIAVMAAIVHLTLPENLFNEVREKLNERDRQAGVTEDPTCGMEGKDEYTLTTDGGETLKFCSEGCMETYRQETSSSGGWRDELLSWGGWYKVGNQYRKEWSMIWKDIVAGFLISGFVIVFVPQWVWNTLFIQGDGLLVTAENAVMGVIIAVLSFVGSMGNVPFAVALWGGGVSFAGIIAFVYADLITVPVLNVYRKYYGWKVMLYILGVFFVTMAFSGFLMELLFDALGIVPDLAGGETATEQTYFELNYTFYLNIIAFALSGFLLYVYRRGLGAPGQYRDPVCGMRTDDEGPSASHDGTTYYFCSKKCKRTFEEEPTEFTNQSPQISSHDHDHDH, encoded by the coding sequence ATGCAGGCGACGATAATCGACGGAGTTCTTGAATCCCTTCGTATCGGTGTCGGATTTCTCTGGACGGCGGCGTGGGCGATCATCATGGGCCTCACGATTACGAGTCTCGTCCAGGTCTACGTCTCGAAGGAGCGGATGGCACAGGTGCTGGGTGAGGGCGATCTAACTGGACTTACCAAGGCGACTGTGTTCGGAGCAGCAAGCAGTGGCTGTAGTTTCGGCGCCGTCGCCATCGGGAAGGGCCTGTTCAAGAAGGGGGCGCACGCGGTGAACTTCCTCGCGTTCATGTTCGCGTCGACGAACCTCATCGTCGAACTAGGGCTGATGATTCTCATCCTGCTTGGCTGGGAGTTCCTCGTCGCGGAACTGCTCGGCGGCCTGATTCTCATCGCCGTCATGGCCGCCATCGTCCACCTCACGCTTCCCGAAAACCTGTTTAACGAAGTCCGCGAGAAGCTCAACGAGCGCGACCGCCAGGCGGGCGTCACGGAAGATCCCACCTGCGGGATGGAGGGGAAAGACGAGTACACGCTCACGACCGACGGCGGTGAGACGCTCAAATTCTGCTCGGAGGGCTGTATGGAGACCTATCGCCAGGAGACGTCGAGTAGCGGCGGGTGGCGTGACGAGTTGCTGTCGTGGGGTGGCTGGTACAAGGTCGGGAATCAGTACCGCAAGGAGTGGTCGATGATCTGGAAAGACATCGTCGCCGGCTTCCTTATTTCTGGGTTCGTCATCGTCTTCGTCCCGCAGTGGGTGTGGAACACGCTGTTCATTCAGGGCGACGGCCTGCTCGTGACTGCCGAGAACGCCGTCATGGGCGTCATCATCGCCGTCCTCAGTTTCGTCGGCAGTATGGGCAACGTCCCGTTCGCCGTCGCGCTCTGGGGTGGTGGCGTCAGCTTCGCCGGGATCATCGCGTTCGTCTACGCCGACCTCATCACCGTGCCCGTCCTGAACGTCTACCGGAAGTACTACGGCTGGAAGGTGATGCTGTACATCCTCGGCGTCTTCTTCGTCACGATGGCGTTCTCCGGCTTCCTCATGGAGCTGCTGTTCGACGCGCTGGGTATCGTTCCAGATCTGGCGGGCGGCGAGACGGCGACTGAACAGACGTACTTCGAGCTCAACTACACGTTCTACCTCAATATTATCGCCTTTGCGCTCTCCGGGTTCCTTCTGTATGTCTACCGGCGGGGACTCGGCGCACCAGGTCAGTATCGAGATCCGGTGTGCGGGATGCGAACCGACGATGAGGGCCCGAGTGCGTCCCACGATGGGACGACGTACTATTTTTGCTCAAAGAAATGCAAGCGTACGTTCGAAGAAGAACCAACGGAATTTACTAATCAAAGCCCGCAAATATCGAGCCACGATCACGATCATGACCACTGA
- a CDS encoding amidohydrolase family protein translates to MAVDLAIHDALVLTADERNRLYERGTVCITDGCIEEVRPSRAGDGELEASTVIDGNGKLVMPGLVNAHTHLEMTPLIGAFSELELTEMLGSGTALFNRLGNGEFEYLVEAGVELAALNFLLGGVTTVNSMDARPAAGAEAFGEAGLRGFFGPAISDLFWDQPVDQQFARAREFVETYHDTYDGRIRATICPHDDWSCTRQLWERTASLAAEYPDLLVHTHLLELEESNTMARANGGEDSVGLLDDVGLLDDRLVAAHFRLGDEEDIQRTAEADAAVAHCPSVFCYWNPDGETQWTPVPELRAAGVDVGVGIDDHYWHDSYSMFGEARQARLAANLKRSAGQFDSMELIRMLTIEGARALGMGDEIGSIEAGKRADIILLDVDKPKFTPLTNVPAQVVNNAVPADVETVIVDGDVVLRNGVPETMDSDDVRQRVNQAVERFMDETGWELDIGGSEPPTSIETVRDLPKRGPARLLTRLAMQSARDRFSF, encoded by the coding sequence ATGGCTGTCGATCTGGCAATCCATGATGCACTCGTTCTCACAGCCGACGAGCGGAACCGCCTGTACGAGCGCGGCACAGTATGCATCACCGATGGCTGTATCGAAGAAGTCCGACCATCACGTGCAGGAGACGGAGAATTAGAAGCATCCACCGTTATCGACGGGAACGGGAAACTGGTGATGCCGGGGTTGGTGAACGCCCACACGCACCTGGAGATGACACCGCTCATCGGTGCGTTTAGCGAACTCGAGCTGACGGAGATGCTTGGGAGTGGGACGGCCTTGTTTAACAGATTAGGGAACGGCGAATTCGAGTACCTCGTCGAGGCAGGCGTCGAGCTCGCAGCGCTCAATTTCCTCTTGGGCGGTGTCACGACCGTGAACTCGATGGACGCACGGCCTGCCGCAGGTGCAGAGGCGTTCGGGGAAGCAGGGCTCCGCGGATTTTTCGGCCCGGCGATCTCGGACCTCTTCTGGGACCAACCAGTCGATCAGCAGTTCGCCCGTGCTCGCGAGTTCGTCGAAACGTACCACGACACGTACGACGGCCGAATCAGGGCGACGATCTGCCCGCACGACGACTGGTCGTGTACCCGGCAGCTGTGGGAACGGACCGCATCCCTCGCCGCAGAGTATCCGGACCTGCTCGTCCACACGCACTTGCTCGAACTCGAGGAGAGTAACACGATGGCACGAGCGAACGGTGGCGAGGACTCGGTAGGATTGCTCGACGACGTTGGACTCCTGGACGACCGACTGGTCGCTGCTCACTTCCGCCTCGGCGACGAAGAGGACATCCAGCGAACCGCCGAGGCGGACGCGGCTGTTGCGCACTGCCCGTCCGTCTTCTGTTACTGGAATCCGGACGGGGAGACGCAGTGGACGCCCGTTCCCGAGCTTCGAGCCGCCGGCGTCGACGTCGGAGTAGGGATTGACGACCACTACTGGCACGACTCGTACAGCATGTTCGGTGAAGCGCGGCAAGCTCGGCTGGCGGCAAATCTCAAGCGTTCAGCCGGGCAGTTCGACTCGATGGAACTGATACGAATGCTCACTATCGAGGGCGCACGCGCGCTGGGGATGGGCGACGAGATCGGCAGTATCGAAGCGGGAAAGCGCGCGGATATTATCCTCCTCGACGTCGACAAACCGAAGTTCACGCCACTGACCAACGTTCCCGCACAGGTCGTGAACAACGCGGTGCCGGCCGACGTCGAGACAGTGATCGTTGACGGCGACGTCGTCCTCCGGAATGGTGTGCCCGAGACAATGGACTCGGACGACGTGCGACAGCGAGTAAATCAGGCTGTCGAACGCTTCATGGACGAGACAGGCTGGGAGTTAGACATTGGTGGTAGTGAACCGCCGACCAGCATCGAGACTGTACGGGACCTCCCAAAGCGTGGCCCTGCGCGACTCCTGACTCGCCTCGCGATGCAATCCGCGCGTGATCGGTTCTCCTTCTAA
- a CDS encoding ArsR/SmtB family transcription factor, translating into MSDSDTDHRLDDIAVRDTRISDAIDEPMRAMVLDILSEEALTATEVHERLDDRGIDRTENTVRHHINELRDAGLVDVVRFEEGRGGTTKYYHANTIVLSYSLPDSADAAVEEMIDAAQPQITDALTTLTDEYDDAIEEIVEDMQPCEHCQTQKYETYVLLTVLRRAFVRAHRNS; encoded by the coding sequence ATGAGTGATTCCGATACCGACCACCGTCTCGACGACATCGCGGTGCGAGACACTCGGATTTCGGACGCCATCGACGAGCCGATGCGGGCGATGGTCCTCGACATTCTGTCCGAGGAAGCCCTAACTGCGACCGAGGTCCACGAACGCCTCGACGATCGCGGCATCGACCGGACGGAGAACACGGTCCGCCATCACATCAACGAGCTCCGGGATGCGGGCCTCGTCGACGTCGTTCGCTTCGAGGAGGGGCGTGGTGGGACGACGAAGTACTACCACGCGAACACGATCGTCCTCTCGTACTCACTACCAGATTCGGCCGACGCCGCCGTCGAGGAGATGATCGACGCTGCCCAGCCCCAGATCACGGACGCGCTCACTACGCTCACCGACGAGTACGACGACGCTATTGAGGAGATCGTCGAGGATATGCAGCCCTGCGAGCACTGCCAGACCCAGAAGTACGAGACGTACGTTCTTCTGACCGTCCTGCGACGTGCGTTCGTTCGCGCCCACAGAAATTCCTGA
- a CDS encoding heavy-metal-associated domain-containing protein yields the protein MSDTTQFRVLDFDCPTCASTVERALSNVDGVQHVEVHYATGRVEIEYDDSVADPDAFAETIENQGYTPQPA from the coding sequence ATGAGCGACACAACCCAATTCCGCGTCCTCGACTTCGACTGCCCGACCTGCGCGAGTACCGTCGAACGCGCCCTGTCGAACGTCGACGGCGTCCAGCACGTCGAAGTCCACTACGCGACCGGCCGCGTCGAGATCGAGTACGACGACAGCGTCGCTGACCCCGACGCCTTCGCAGAGACCATCGAAAACCAGGGGTACACTCCCCAGCCCGCCTAA
- a CDS encoding heavy metal translocating P-type ATPase, with product MNKQSITQYYRNHRKAIVTATSGLLYGGGWSLGYLTSFEMASAAILVLATVVGGYDIAKTAYHEVTNRTLGIKTLVTLAAIGAIVIGEYWEAAAVVFLFSLGSYLEGRTMRKTRTALQELLEMTPDTATVRRDGTLQKVSARDVEEGEVVVVKPGGKIPVDGTVVDGESAVNQAPVTGESAPVHKADSDEVYAGTVNQEGALEVRTTGAGSDTTLERIIRRVEEAQEAQSPTESLIDRFAKYYTPAVIVLAIGAYAVTQNAILSLTLLVIGCPGALVIGPPVSIVSAIGNAARSGVLMKGGEHLERAGKIDLVAFDKTGTLTKGETTVADVEGFGVDDDEVISLAATAEKKSEHHLADAIVDAARDRPTAATDGGTAIAHSDAASAEHRSVPDPDDFDVVAGKGVVAHTDGHEVVVGNRALLDDRSIDIPDHIAEYVRGREERGETVVHVVRDGSIIGVIAMRDELREAAPGVVAALQDAGIETVMLTGDNERTASAVAGEVGIDEYRAELLPEDKQTVIEEYQADGHVVAMVGDGINDAPSLATADVGIAMGAAGTDTAIETADMALMADDLERIPYAVALSKATRWNVLENVGLAVLTVTVLLAGVLTSYVTLAAGMLVHEASVLLVILNGMRLLRH from the coding sequence ATGAACAAACAATCGATCACGCAGTACTACCGGAACCACCGGAAGGCCATCGTCACGGCGACAAGCGGCCTGCTGTACGGCGGTGGCTGGAGTCTCGGCTACCTCACGAGTTTCGAGATGGCAAGCGCCGCCATCCTCGTCCTCGCGACGGTCGTGGGTGGCTACGACATCGCCAAGACCGCTTACCACGAGGTCACCAACCGGACGCTCGGCATCAAGACGCTGGTGACGCTGGCTGCAATCGGCGCCATCGTCATCGGCGAGTACTGGGAAGCCGCCGCCGTCGTCTTCCTGTTCAGCCTCGGCAGCTACCTCGAGGGCCGCACGATGCGGAAGACTCGGACGGCCCTCCAGGAGCTGCTGGAGATGACGCCCGACACGGCGACCGTCCGTCGCGACGGGACACTCCAAAAGGTCTCCGCCCGCGATGTCGAAGAGGGCGAAGTCGTCGTCGTAAAGCCGGGCGGGAAGATCCCGGTCGACGGAACCGTCGTCGACGGCGAGAGCGCAGTCAACCAGGCGCCGGTCACCGGCGAGAGCGCGCCCGTCCACAAGGCCGACAGCGACGAGGTGTACGCCGGGACGGTCAACCAGGAAGGCGCACTGGAGGTCCGGACGACGGGTGCGGGCTCGGATACGACGCTCGAGCGCATCATCCGCCGCGTCGAGGAGGCCCAGGAGGCCCAGTCGCCCACGGAGAGTCTCATCGACCGGTTCGCGAAGTACTACACCCCAGCCGTCATCGTGCTCGCAATCGGCGCGTACGCAGTCACGCAGAACGCGATCCTGTCGCTCACCTTGCTGGTCATCGGCTGTCCGGGCGCGCTGGTCATCGGACCGCCGGTCAGTATCGTCTCGGCCATCGGGAACGCCGCCCGGTCGGGCGTCCTGATGAAAGGTGGCGAACACCTCGAACGTGCCGGCAAGATCGACCTCGTTGCCTTCGACAAGACCGGCACCCTCACGAAAGGTGAGACCACCGTCGCCGACGTCGAGGGGTTCGGCGTCGACGACGACGAGGTAATCTCGCTCGCGGCGACTGCCGAGAAGAAAAGTGAACACCACCTCGCCGACGCCATCGTCGACGCAGCACGCGATCGTCCGACCGCCGCAACCGATGGCGGAACTGCGATCGCCCATTCCGATGCCGCGAGCGCCGAACACCGGTCGGTTCCGGATCCGGATGACTTCGACGTGGTCGCCGGCAAGGGTGTCGTCGCCCATACGGACGGCCACGAGGTCGTCGTTGGGAACCGGGCGCTGCTCGACGACCGCAGCATCGACATCCCGGATCACATCGCCGAGTACGTCCGTGGCCGCGAGGAACGCGGTGAGACGGTCGTCCACGTCGTGCGAGACGGCAGCATCATCGGCGTGATCGCGATGCGCGACGAACTTCGAGAGGCCGCTCCTGGCGTCGTAGCGGCGCTTCAAGATGCCGGCATCGAGACGGTGATGCTCACCGGCGACAACGAGCGGACGGCAAGTGCCGTCGCAGGGGAGGTGGGCATCGACGAGTACCGCGCCGAACTCCTTCCCGAGGACAAACAGACCGTCATCGAAGAATACCAGGCCGACGGCCACGTCGTTGCGATGGTCGGCGATGGCATCAACGACGCGCCGTCGCTGGCGACCGCCGACGTCGGTATCGCGATGGGCGCTGCCGGCACAGACACCGCCATCGAGACGGCGGACATGGCGCTGATGGCCGACGACCTGGAACGCATCCCGTACGCGGTCGCACTCAGTAAGGCGACGCGCTGGAACGTCCTCGAGAACGTCGGGCTCGCGGTGCTGACCGTGACCGTCCTGCTCGCTGGCGTGCTCACCAGTTACGTCACGCTCGCCGCCGGGATGCTCGTCCACGAAGCCAGCGTTCTCCTCGTCATCCTCAACGGGATGCGACTGCTCCGACACTAA
- a CDS encoding tyrosine-type recombinase/integrase yields MTPRERADQSLASSFERYLQDKGKGRGGDGGNYRRNAARELERFAEWAAGDRGDDDWTGIVSGNVDQEPTFEDLDERVFREYARHLTGDRGLKQNTVQTYYRYISAWCGWCVNEGYLEAHYAQRASAMAPLPEDDGRKPGDQQAWTSEQRHVLTRHVDERARDAVEAYTTLPEDTDPLDKQRGRYAALKAARDRALVFVLAYTAVRVGELLRDPNDPRRRGVRWEDLSLDEGSMDVYRKKQQWDAASLPDPVISPLRSYRQLMDPPTERWPVFPTYDQRTLAELVREELAERGERPEAITKRRTEYARDLLLALDEDIRPPSITTDGARSILQRLSGAAGIDIDHPKHDYLAPHGGRRGMGEVLVRAFGYTVAARYLDNSEEMVRERYSHIEAGELGDVATEALEEIDSIPE; encoded by the coding sequence ATGACGCCCCGAGAACGCGCCGATCAATCACTCGCGAGTTCCTTCGAACGCTACCTCCAAGACAAGGGGAAAGGCCGCGGTGGCGACGGCGGGAACTACCGACGAAACGCTGCACGCGAACTCGAGCGGTTCGCCGAGTGGGCCGCCGGCGACCGCGGCGACGACGACTGGACCGGGATCGTCTCCGGCAACGTCGACCAGGAGCCCACCTTCGAGGACCTCGACGAACGCGTGTTTCGGGAGTACGCCCGCCATCTTACCGGCGATCGTGGACTCAAACAGAACACGGTACAAACCTATTATCGCTATATCTCTGCGTGGTGCGGGTGGTGTGTCAACGAGGGTTACCTCGAAGCGCATTACGCGCAGCGGGCGAGTGCGATGGCGCCGCTGCCGGAGGACGACGGCCGCAAGCCCGGCGACCAGCAGGCCTGGACGTCGGAACAACGCCACGTCCTCACCCGCCACGTCGACGAACGGGCCCGCGACGCCGTCGAGGCGTACACGACACTCCCAGAGGATACTGACCCCCTCGACAAGCAGCGAGGACGCTATGCGGCGCTGAAGGCGGCTCGTGACCGGGCTCTGGTGTTCGTCCTCGCGTACACCGCCGTTCGGGTCGGGGAACTCCTCCGGGATCCGAACGACCCGCGTCGCCGGGGCGTCCGCTGGGAGGACCTCTCGCTTGACGAGGGGAGTATGGATGTCTACCGGAAGAAACAGCAGTGGGACGCCGCCAGTCTTCCCGACCCGGTGATCTCGCCGCTCCGGAGCTATCGCCAGCTGATGGATCCACCGACGGAGCGCTGGCCGGTGTTTCCGACGTACGACCAACGGACGCTCGCGGAGCTCGTCCGGGAAGAGCTAGCCGAACGAGGGGAACGCCCAGAAGCAATCACTAAACGCCGTACGGAGTACGCTCGCGACCTGCTGCTGGCGCTCGATGAGGACATTCGGCCGCCGTCGATCACGACGGATGGCGCACGGTCGATTCTCCAACGGCTCTCGGGGGCCGCAGGGATCGACATCGACCATCCGAAACACGATTATCTTGCTCCGCACGGCGGTCGCCGAGGGATGGGAGAGGTGCTTGTCCGAGCGTTCGGATACACGGTGGCGGCCCGGTATCTCGATAACTCCGAAGAGATGGTCCGAGAACGGTATTCACATATTGAGGCTGGAGAACTTGGTGATGTCGCCACTGAGGCGCTCGAGGAGATCGATAGTATACCGGAGTAA
- a CDS encoding DUF7342 family protein, producing MTSTYIKTKHEWCGMTEDKSNSEGLMERQTTGEDRVRMIARQLSEPRTANWIASEAGWSHEPTKRVLERLVDDGVLHRDDSGTHTTYYPDYRRQAMQEAMRLRDSGHTVEELTDRLADMKAQIRDWEDEFGVESPNQLRGTLAEESLDADEEDRRREIAREWEHLQRRIKIVGFAIREWDFLAPTTEPAEASS from the coding sequence ATGACCTCAACCTATATTAAGACAAAGCACGAATGGTGTGGTATGACCGAAGACAAATCAAACTCCGAGGGCCTGATGGAGCGCCAGACCACGGGTGAAGACCGTGTGCGGATGATCGCCCGGCAGCTGTCGGAGCCGCGGACAGCCAACTGGATCGCTTCCGAAGCGGGCTGGTCACACGAGCCGACCAAACGCGTCCTTGAGCGACTCGTCGACGACGGGGTCCTCCACCGCGACGATAGCGGGACTCACACCACGTACTACCCCGATTACCGCCGCCAAGCGATGCAGGAGGCGATGCGGCTTCGAGACAGCGGACACACTGTCGAGGAACTCACGGACCGTCTCGCCGATATGAAGGCGCAGATCCGCGACTGGGAGGACGAATTCGGCGTTGAATCGCCGAACCAGCTTCGCGGGACGCTCGCGGAGGAGTCTCTTGACGCCGACGAGGAAGACCGACGCCGCGAGATTGCCCGTGAGTGGGAGCACCTTCAGCGACGTATCAAGATTGTCGGGTTTGCCATCCGCGAATGGGACTTCCTCGCTCCGACGACAGAGCCTGCTGAGGCCAGCAGCTAA
- a CDS encoding ParA family protein — MTDTNTARITVANQKGGAGKTTDVIHTGGALAARGHDVLLVDIDYHGGLTCSLGYNDLYYDTDRTTLFDVLDFDQMESVNDIIVEHEEFDILPASEKLANNKNIQTLLEAPKSRERLEMTLDELEKDYDYIIVDTPPSLNVLTDNALVATGNVVIPVIPEKLNANSLQIFAKQLSSLEQAYGDINRIAIVCNRVEQNAEHRDTIEEIKSAYSLPVFEIPKRTDLSQSIGEGVSVFGFGKENQRVEDARDLFNEIADLFDETFEKTAPEEVEA, encoded by the coding sequence ATGACCGACACCAACACCGCACGAATCACGGTGGCGAATCAGAAGGGAGGCGCGGGGAAGACAACCGACGTCATTCATACTGGCGGCGCACTCGCTGCCCGAGGCCACGACGTCCTCCTGGTCGACATCGACTACCACGGTGGGCTCACCTGCTCGCTTGGCTACAACGATCTGTACTACGATACCGACCGTACGACGCTGTTCGACGTCCTTGACTTCGACCAGATGGAGTCGGTGAACGACATCATCGTCGAGCACGAGGAATTCGACATCCTTCCCGCCAGCGAGAAGCTCGCGAACAACAAGAACATCCAGACGCTGCTTGAGGCGCCGAAGAGTCGCGAACGGTTGGAGATGACTCTCGACGAGCTCGAAAAGGACTACGACTACATCATCGTCGACACGCCGCCATCCCTGAATGTCCTCACCGACAACGCCCTCGTCGCAACCGGCAACGTCGTCATCCCCGTCATTCCCGAGAAGCTCAACGCCAACAGCCTCCAGATTTTCGCAAAGCAGCTGAGTTCCCTCGAACAGGCGTACGGAGACATCAATCGGATCGCGATTGTCTGTAACCGCGTCGAGCAGAACGCTGAACACCGCGACACCATCGAGGAGATCAAGTCGGCGTACTCCCTCCCGGTGTTCGAGATCCCGAAGCGGACCGACCTCTCCCAGTCGATCGGCGAGGGGGTGTCCGTCTTCGGCTTCGGCAAGGAGAACCAGCGCGTCGAGGATGCACGCGACCTGTTCAACGAGATCGCCGACCTGTTCGACGAGACGTTTGAGAAGACCGCACCTGAGGAGGTGGAAGCATGA